One genomic segment of Occultella kanbiaonis includes these proteins:
- a CDS encoding carboxymuconolactone decarboxylase family protein translates to MRPFLDKVMPEAWQAAEAFSSAIRAAVLERGLSIQESELIKLRTSQVNGCAFCVDLHAREARQAGIVQQQLDLLPVWRETDVFDDRQRAVLAVAEATAALPVTEDSEADLWGARAVLGEEAFVAAEWVAVTINTFNRISILSEHPVRPRGADGTIVR, encoded by the coding sequence ATGCGTCCGTTCCTGGACAAGGTGATGCCCGAGGCGTGGCAGGCTGCGGAAGCGTTCTCGTCGGCGATCCGTGCGGCCGTGCTGGAACGGGGTCTGTCGATTCAGGAGTCCGAGCTCATCAAGCTGCGTACGTCTCAGGTGAACGGGTGCGCGTTCTGCGTGGACCTGCATGCGCGCGAGGCCCGGCAGGCAGGCATCGTGCAGCAGCAGCTGGACCTGCTGCCGGTGTGGCGGGAGACCGACGTGTTCGACGATCGGCAGCGGGCCGTGCTCGCGGTGGCGGAAGCCACCGCAGCCCTGCCCGTCACCGAGGACTCGGAGGCCGACCTCTGGGGTGCCCGAGCGGTGCTCGGCGAGGAGGCGTTCGTCGCCGCGGAGTGGGTGGCGGTCACGATCAACACCTTCAACCGGATCTCCATCCTGAGCGAGCACCCGGTGCGTCCCCGGGGCGCCGACGGAACGATCGTCCGATGA
- a CDS encoding MerR family transcriptional regulator produces MAWSTSQLADLAGVTLRSIRHWHEIGILPEPERLTNGYKQYTARHLVLVLRIARLTGFGFTLEDIARMLDSEEQGQESMRGLRAELDTRIAELERIRSEVDHVIGLGVSPDVSPEALLAMEALGHDPVSRNVAIVMAHLTPKEDTITFVETFKDAPEEFTNLNTAIWGLPADAEDIEITTLADRAVTTIKGFVEEHYDALPDTGNSRAERRSADALTAVATESMNRAQRRVMQLVVEQLANSVERRPTPP; encoded by the coding sequence GTGGCATGGAGCACCAGTCAGCTCGCCGACCTCGCCGGCGTCACGTTGCGGTCGATCCGGCACTGGCATGAGATCGGGATCCTGCCGGAACCGGAACGGCTCACGAACGGCTACAAGCAGTACACCGCCCGCCATCTCGTGCTCGTGCTGCGCATCGCCCGGCTCACCGGCTTCGGCTTCACCCTGGAAGACATCGCGCGGATGCTCGATTCCGAAGAACAGGGCCAGGAGTCCATGCGCGGGCTCCGCGCGGAGCTCGACACCAGGATCGCCGAGCTCGAACGCATCCGTTCCGAGGTCGATCACGTCATCGGTCTCGGCGTCTCACCCGACGTGTCACCCGAAGCGCTCCTGGCGATGGAAGCGCTCGGGCACGATCCCGTTTCACGCAACGTCGCGATCGTCATGGCCCACCTGACCCCGAAGGAGGACACGATCACCTTCGTCGAGACCTTCAAGGACGCACCCGAGGAGTTCACGAACCTCAACACGGCGATCTGGGGCCTACCCGCGGACGCAGAGGACATCGAGATCACCACCCTGGCTGATCGCGCAGTCACCACGATCAAGGGATTCGTGGAGGAGCACTACGACGCTCTCCCCGACACGGGCAACAGCCGCGCCGAACGCAGGAGTGCCGACGCCCTCACCGCCGTCGCGACCGAGAGCATGAACAGGGCTCAACGGCGCGTCATGCAACTCGTAGTCGAGCAGCTCGCCAACAGCGTCGAACGACGCCCGACTCCGCCGTAG
- a CDS encoding 5-formyltetrahydrofolate cyclo-ligase: protein MEDAKQIMRDSVRAHRTERSDRERREAAESIAVHATELLQDVQCVATYAARRSEPDTAPLMDVLDRAGISILLPMLGPGLSRDWARYRPGDPLEVRAPGRPPDPEGPGLGAEALAEADLILTPALSVDAAGNRLGQGGGWYDRALAHARPGARVIAILFDDEVSTEPLPVAAHDRRVDGVLTPKGLILAVE, encoded by the coding sequence ATGGAGGACGCCAAGCAGATCATGCGTGATTCCGTGCGGGCGCACCGCACGGAACGGTCCGACCGGGAACGCCGTGAGGCCGCCGAGTCGATCGCCGTGCACGCCACCGAACTGCTCCAGGACGTGCAGTGCGTCGCCACCTACGCGGCCCGGCGGAGCGAGCCGGACACGGCCCCGCTGATGGACGTGCTCGACCGGGCCGGGATCTCGATCCTGCTGCCGATGCTCGGGCCGGGCCTGAGCCGCGACTGGGCCCGGTACCGTCCCGGGGACCCGCTCGAGGTCCGGGCGCCCGGACGCCCGCCGGACCCCGAGGGACCGGGCCTGGGTGCCGAGGCACTGGCGGAGGCGGACCTGATCCTCACCCCGGCGCTCAGTGTGGACGCGGCCGGGAACCGGCTCGGGCAGGGTGGCGGCTGGTACGACCGCGCGCTCGCGCATGCCCGCCCCGGCGCCCGGGTCATCGCGATCCTGTTCGATGACGAGGTCTCCACCGAACCGCTGCCGGTCGCCGCGCACGATCGCCGGGTGGACGGCGTGCTGACCCCGAAGGGGCTGATCCTCGCCGTCGAGTGA
- a CDS encoding penicillin acylase family protein, with product MAGISVARRIALAVAVFLVVVLVAGVITTVIFVRRPLPDHGGTQQLDGLTGEVEVIRDELGIPQIYADSAEDLFMAQGYVHAQDRFFEMDYRRHVTAGRLSELVGANDAALEADIATRTLGWRQVAEQEWDLLDPATRSYLSAYADGVNAYLDGRQPSQLGLEYTVLGMSVEVDTIEPWDPIDSLAWLKAMAWDLRSNYGDELARSAIYGQVGDLDLVGALYPGYDSSRNLPILPTAAEVVTQQEAAAAEEAQAQGMDLTGGGEGEADAGAGFTQDPYANASIAAGDVAAAAQNALDAIPALLGAGDGLGSNSWVISGEHTESGQPLLANDPHLGLGAPGIWYQVGLHCNERSEDCPFDVAGYSFSGLPGIVIGQNPDLAWGLTNLTSDASDFFLERVYADGTYLRAGDRLPLLERTEVIEVNGGDDVTIAVRSTPHGPIVSDAIDSTRAAGDLPLPDGSPPTGLSGYAIALSWTALTPGRTADALFAMNLAADADDVAEAAAIYDSPSQSFVFATTDGVIGYQAAGAVPIRADVAGAVVPSDGRWPRLGWDPAHDWQGLVPPEQMPSVTDPAEGFIVTANQAVTSPGNAPDLATDVDRGYRAQRIRDLITAQIDAGEPFTTSDMTRIQLDEANPYAQMLVPVLQQMRVQDEFVAEAVDLFDDWDYVNDQDSPAAAYFAAVWTNLLRLTFWDQVPEAQRPSGDSGSLDVVRNLLEDEASPWWDDRATLTVVEQRDEILGLALVDARAQLTVSQGKDPDDWRWGRSHQIAPTHALLGGGGGVPGIVSDYFNPDPREVGGGSSSVNATSWDASAWVGGYADLSVTAGPSMRMVIDLADRDASTWQNFLGNSGHPTSGNYDDQFERWVSGEPYPWAVTRAAVEDTQDRTLTLTPPG from the coding sequence GTGGCTGGGATCTCCGTTGCTCGACGTATCGCTCTGGCCGTGGCCGTCTTCCTCGTCGTCGTTCTCGTCGCCGGGGTGATCACCACGGTGATCTTCGTGCGCCGTCCGCTGCCCGATCACGGTGGCACCCAGCAACTCGACGGACTGACCGGCGAGGTCGAGGTGATTCGCGACGAACTGGGCATCCCGCAGATCTACGCCGACAGCGCCGAGGACCTGTTCATGGCCCAGGGATACGTGCACGCGCAGGACCGGTTCTTCGAGATGGACTACCGCCGCCACGTGACCGCGGGGCGACTGTCCGAACTGGTGGGCGCCAACGACGCGGCCCTCGAAGCGGACATCGCGACCCGTACCCTCGGCTGGCGCCAGGTCGCCGAGCAGGAGTGGGATCTGCTGGACCCGGCGACCCGCTCCTACCTCAGTGCCTACGCAGACGGGGTGAACGCCTACCTGGACGGTCGCCAGCCCAGTCAGCTCGGGCTCGAGTACACGGTGCTCGGGATGTCCGTCGAGGTCGACACCATCGAGCCGTGGGACCCGATCGACTCGCTCGCGTGGCTCAAGGCCATGGCCTGGGACCTGCGTTCGAACTACGGCGACGAGCTCGCCAGATCGGCCATCTACGGCCAGGTCGGTGACCTCGATTTGGTCGGGGCCCTGTACCCCGGCTACGACAGCTCGAGGAACCTGCCGATCCTGCCCACGGCCGCGGAGGTCGTCACGCAGCAGGAGGCCGCCGCCGCGGAGGAGGCGCAGGCCCAGGGCATGGACCTGACCGGTGGTGGCGAGGGGGAGGCGGACGCCGGTGCCGGCTTCACGCAGGATCCGTACGCGAACGCAAGCATCGCCGCCGGCGACGTGGCCGCCGCCGCGCAGAACGCCCTGGACGCGATCCCGGCCCTGCTGGGCGCGGGCGATGGCCTCGGCTCGAACTCGTGGGTCATCTCGGGCGAGCACACGGAGTCCGGGCAGCCGCTGCTCGCGAACGACCCCCACCTCGGTCTCGGTGCCCCCGGGATCTGGTACCAGGTCGGCCTGCACTGCAACGAGCGCTCCGAGGACTGCCCGTTCGACGTCGCCGGATACAGCTTCTCCGGGCTGCCCGGGATCGTCATCGGTCAGAACCCGGACCTCGCCTGGGGTCTGACGAACCTGACCTCTGACGCGAGCGACTTCTTCCTGGAGCGGGTCTACGCCGACGGCACCTACCTGCGGGCCGGCGACCGGCTCCCGCTGCTCGAGCGCACCGAGGTGATCGAGGTCAACGGGGGTGACGACGTGACCATCGCGGTCCGATCCACCCCGCACGGACCGATCGTCTCGGACGCGATCGACAGCACCCGGGCGGCCGGGGACCTGCCGCTGCCCGACGGCTCCCCGCCGACCGGTCTGTCCGGGTACGCGATCGCCCTGAGCTGGACGGCGCTGACCCCGGGTCGCACGGCGGACGCACTGTTCGCAATGAACCTCGCCGCCGACGCGGACGACGTTGCCGAAGCGGCCGCGATCTACGACTCGCCGTCGCAGAGCTTCGTGTTCGCGACCACGGACGGTGTGATCGGCTACCAGGCGGCCGGTGCGGTGCCGATCCGAGCGGACGTCGCCGGCGCGGTGGTGCCCTCGGACGGGCGGTGGCCGCGGCTGGGCTGGGATCCGGCCCACGACTGGCAGGGCCTGGTGCCGCCCGAGCAGATGCCGTCCGTCACCGACCCGGCGGAGGGCTTCATCGTCACGGCGAACCAGGCCGTGACCTCGCCCGGGAACGCCCCGGACCTCGCCACCGACGTGGACCGGGGCTACCGGGCCCAGCGGATCCGGGACCTGATCACCGCACAGATCGATGCCGGTGAGCCGTTCACGACGTCGGACATGACCCGGATCCAGCTCGACGAGGCCAACCCGTACGCGCAGATGCTGGTCCCCGTGCTGCAACAGATGCGGGTCCAGGACGAGTTCGTGGCCGAGGCGGTCGACCTCTTCGACGACTGGGACTACGTCAACGACCAGGACTCGCCAGCGGCCGCCTACTTCGCCGCGGTCTGGACGAACCTGCTCCGGCTGACGTTCTGGGACCAGGTGCCCGAGGCCCAGCGACCCAGTGGGGACAGCGGCTCGCTCGACGTGGTGCGCAACCTGCTCGAGGACGAGGCCAGTCCGTGGTGGGACGACCGGGCCACCCTGACCGTGGTGGAGCAGCGGGACGAGATCCTGGGGCTCGCCCTGGTCGACGCCCGCGCGCAGCTGACCGTCTCGCAGGGCAAGGATCCCGACGACTGGCGCTGGGGTCGCTCCCACCAGATCGCGCCAACGCACGCGCTGCTCGGCGGCGGTGGTGGGGTGCCAGGCATCGTCTCGGACTACTTCAACCCGGATCCGCGCGAGGTCGGCGGGGGCAGCTCATCGGTGAACGCGACCAGCTGGGACGCGAGCGCCTGGGTCGGCGGCTACGCGGACCTGTCCGTGACCGCCGGGCCGTCGATGCGGATGGTCATCGACCTCGCGGACCGGGATGCCTCGACGTGGCAGAACTTCCTGGGCAACTCCGGGCACCCGACCTCGGGCAACTACGACGATCAGTTCGAGCGGTGGGTCTCCGGCGAGCCGTACCCGTGGGCGGTCACCCGGGCCGCCGTCGAGGACACGCAGGACCGGACCCTCACGCTCACGCCACCCGGCTGA
- a CDS encoding molybdopterin molybdotransferase MoeA, with amino-acid sequence MKAVSEHLAAVLELLRPLPPLDVVLHDAVGCVLATDVTASADLPRRDLAALDGYAVRFADIDGAAPDRPVVLRVLEEVRAGQTDPTRLVAHTCVRIASGAPVPAEADCVVPLEATDSGSASVTITATSAVGENIRRTGEDLHDGEIALASGVRIGARQIALLAALGRSRVPVHPRPRVVLISVGDELVEPGRRAADGQVFDANGHALATAVQDAGGTTFRVAAVPDERGALRETLEDQLVRADLIITTGGLSYGANDTVKEVLSPLGTVRFDNVAITPGRQFGVGVVGEDTPILCLPGDPVSAQVAYEVFVRPALLAMAGHVEIYRPTVSARMATAWESPQGRRQFVPVALVGSPDQGYLATPVGPPGGLLLTAMARANALAVVAEDTTTVAAGIDLHCLVLES; translated from the coding sequence ATGAAAGCGGTCTCGGAGCATCTGGCCGCCGTGCTCGAGCTGCTTCGCCCGCTGCCGCCGCTCGACGTGGTGCTGCACGACGCCGTCGGGTGTGTCCTCGCGACCGACGTGACCGCGTCCGCGGACCTACCCCGCCGCGACCTGGCGGCGCTGGACGGGTATGCCGTCCGGTTCGCCGACATCGACGGCGCGGCCCCGGACCGGCCCGTCGTGCTGCGGGTGCTGGAGGAGGTTCGCGCCGGCCAGACCGACCCGACCCGGCTCGTCGCGCACACGTGCGTCCGGATCGCGTCGGGCGCCCCGGTCCCGGCCGAGGCCGACTGCGTGGTGCCGCTCGAGGCGACCGACTCCGGGAGTGCCTCCGTGACGATCACGGCGACCTCCGCCGTCGGCGAGAACATCCGCCGTACCGGCGAGGACCTGCACGACGGCGAGATCGCCCTGGCCTCGGGGGTGCGGATCGGCGCGAGGCAGATCGCGCTGCTCGCCGCGCTGGGGCGCTCGCGCGTGCCGGTGCACCCACGCCCACGGGTGGTGCTGATCTCCGTGGGCGACGAGCTCGTCGAGCCCGGCCGTAGGGCCGCCGACGGGCAGGTGTTCGACGCGAACGGCCACGCGCTCGCAACCGCCGTCCAGGATGCCGGCGGCACCACGTTCCGGGTGGCCGCGGTCCCGGACGAGCGGGGCGCGCTGCGGGAGACGCTCGAGGACCAGCTCGTACGCGCCGACCTGATCATCACCACGGGCGGCCTCAGCTACGGCGCCAACGACACCGTCAAGGAGGTGCTCAGCCCCCTCGGCACCGTCCGGTTCGACAACGTGGCGATCACCCCCGGGCGGCAGTTCGGTGTCGGGGTGGTCGGCGAGGACACCCCGATCCTGTGCCTGCCCGGGGACCCGGTCAGTGCGCAGGTCGCCTACGAGGTGTTCGTTCGGCCGGCGCTGCTGGCGATGGCCGGGCACGTGGAGATCTACCGGCCGACCGTGTCCGCGCGGATGGCGACGGCGTGGGAGTCGCCCCAGGGCCGGCGCCAGTTCGTGCCGGTCGCGCTCGTGGGGTCGCCGGACCAGGGCTACCTGGCCACGCCGGTCGGACCGCCGGGTGGGCTGCTGCTGACCGCGATGGCACGGGCGAACGCGCTGGCGGTGGTCGCCGAGGACACCACGACGGTCGCCGCGGGCATCGACCTGCACTGCCTCGTCCTGGAGAGTTGA
- a CDS encoding FmdB family zinc ribbon protein: MPTYAYACQNCGHAFDIYQSFSDDALTECPNCHEPRLRKVFSPVGVVFKGSGFYRTDSRGTSTSSEGAGKSDAGSSSKTKPSESSSGSSSGGSSSGDSSSASSSKKSSSGDSSSGGSSSSGSKAAAPAAN; the protein is encoded by the coding sequence GTGCCGACCTACGCCTACGCCTGCCAGAACTGCGGCCACGCGTTCGACATCTACCAGTCCTTCAGCGACGACGCGCTCACCGAGTGCCCGAACTGCCACGAACCCCGGCTGCGCAAGGTGTTCTCGCCGGTCGGTGTGGTCTTCAAGGGATCCGGCTTCTACCGTACGGACTCGCGCGGCACCTCGACGTCCTCGGAGGGCGCGGGCAAGAGCGACGCCGGTTCGTCGTCGAAGACCAAGCCGTCGGAGTCCTCAAGCGGCTCCTCGTCCGGTGGTTCGTCCTCGGGCGACTCCTCGAGCGCCAGTTCCTCGAAGAAGTCGTCCTCCGGCGACTCCTCCTCCGGCGGCTCCTCCAGCAGCGGCAGCAAGGCCGCGGCTCCCGCCGCCAACTGA
- a CDS encoding GNAT family N-acetyltransferase: MTEGLTDNNGAPVTVRLEPGDPVGSYVVSLADGSRAGRADFVDLPDGATERIYFHTEVAAEFGGRGLAGLLVRAALADSIRENLTVVPVCPLFARHLSKHGDEFVADGGVFRRPRPADLALVERAVRAGRQS, translated from the coding sequence GTGACTGAAGGACTGACAGACAACAACGGAGCGCCGGTGACGGTCAGGCTGGAGCCCGGCGATCCGGTCGGCTCCTATGTGGTGAGTTTGGCCGACGGGTCACGCGCCGGCAGGGCCGACTTCGTGGACCTTCCCGACGGCGCCACCGAGCGGATCTACTTCCATACCGAGGTGGCCGCGGAGTTCGGCGGGCGCGGACTGGCTGGGCTGCTGGTGCGTGCGGCGCTCGCGGACAGCATCCGCGAGAACCTCACCGTGGTGCCCGTCTGCCCGTTGTTCGCCCGTCATCTCAGCAAGCACGGCGACGAGTTCGTCGCGGACGGCGGCGTGTTCCGTCGACCGAGGCCCGCCGATCTCGCACTGGTCGAACGAGCGGTCCGAGCTGGTAGGCAGTCGTGA
- a CDS encoding MarR family winged helix-turn-helix transcriptional regulator, with the protein MGTTKRRSVPTSEELAIWRAHVETFEIVRARLEARLHQDSQLSSGDYRVLLALSEADGTALRSSELAAQIEWERSRLSGQLGRMERRGLLRREPCSEDARGARVVLTEEGARAFRASTLPHLRAIKEVFVDAFTPQQLAQLGEAAAAMRSHLNLDARP; encoded by the coding sequence ATGGGCACCACCAAGCGTCGGAGCGTCCCGACGAGCGAGGAACTCGCGATCTGGCGGGCACACGTCGAGACGTTCGAGATCGTGCGCGCCCGCCTCGAGGCCCGGCTGCACCAGGACTCACAGTTGTCGAGTGGGGACTACCGGGTACTCCTCGCACTGAGCGAGGCGGACGGGACGGCGTTGCGGTCGTCGGAACTAGCCGCGCAGATCGAGTGGGAGCGCAGCCGCCTGTCCGGCCAGCTCGGCCGGATGGAGCGTCGCGGGCTGCTTCGCCGCGAACCCTGCTCGGAGGACGCCCGCGGCGCGCGCGTCGTCCTCACCGAGGAGGGCGCCCGCGCCTTCCGCGCCAGCACGCTCCCCCATCTTCGGGCGATCAAGGAGGTCTTCGTCGATGCGTTCACACCTCAGCAGCTCGCACAACTGGGCGAGGCCGCCGCGGCGATGCGCAGCCATCTGAACCTCGACGCGCGCCCCTGA
- a CDS encoding LLM class flavin-dependent oxidoreductase, translating to MDAPQIEFGIDSFGDRPRDDRGEVVSHAQAIRAAVTEAVLADQVGIDVVALGEHHRPEYAISSPETVLAGIATTTKRIRLASGVTVLSSDDPVRVFQRFATLDALSNGRAEVILGRGSFTESFPLFGYDLTDYEVLFEEKIDLFHRLLDEKPVTWEGTTRAALHDAEVYPKTDSGRLSTWVGIGGSPQSVVRAAHYGFRLMLAIIGGPPDRFVPYVDLYRRASEQLGSIAQPVGMHSPGFVATTDEEAKELFYPGYREIRDRIGALRGWPPLRREEFEAEVDGGSLYVGSVDTVAHKIAHAVRALDAGRFDMIYSAAGTVSAAARLRSVELYGTQVIPRVRELLAERPAVTAGSTR from the coding sequence ATGGATGCTCCACAGATCGAGTTCGGGATCGACAGCTTCGGAGACCGCCCCCGCGATGACCGGGGGGAGGTCGTCTCGCACGCGCAGGCGATCCGCGCCGCGGTGACGGAGGCCGTCCTGGCCGATCAGGTCGGCATCGACGTGGTCGCACTGGGTGAGCACCACCGGCCGGAGTACGCGATCTCCAGCCCGGAGACGGTGCTGGCCGGCATCGCGACCACCACGAAGCGGATCCGGCTCGCCTCCGGCGTGACGGTGCTGTCCTCGGACGACCCGGTGCGGGTGTTCCAGCGGTTCGCAACCCTGGACGCGCTCTCGAACGGTCGCGCCGAGGTGATCCTCGGCCGTGGTTCGTTCACCGAGTCGTTCCCGCTCTTCGGGTACGACCTGACGGACTACGAGGTGCTGTTCGAGGAGAAGATCGACCTGTTCCACCGGCTCCTGGACGAGAAGCCGGTCACCTGGGAGGGCACCACCCGTGCCGCGCTGCACGATGCGGAGGTGTACCCGAAGACCGATTCGGGGCGACTGAGCACGTGGGTGGGAATCGGCGGATCGCCACAGTCCGTGGTCCGCGCCGCCCACTACGGGTTCCGGCTCATGCTCGCCATCATCGGCGGTCCGCCGGACCGGTTCGTTCCCTACGTCGATCTGTACCGGCGTGCCAGCGAGCAGCTGGGTAGCATCGCGCAGCCGGTCGGGATGCACTCTCCCGGATTCGTCGCCACCACCGACGAGGAGGCCAAGGAGCTGTTCTACCCCGGCTACCGGGAGATCCGGGACCGCATCGGGGCGCTGCGCGGCTGGCCGCCGCTCCGCCGGGAAGAGTTCGAGGCGGAGGTGGACGGCGGGTCGCTGTATGTCGGTTCGGTCGATACCGTCGCGCACAAGATCGCCCATGCGGTCCGGGCCCTCGATGCCGGTCGGTTCGACATGATCTACTCCGCCGCCGGCACCGTTTCCGCTGCCGCCCGGCTCCGTTCGGTCGAGCTGTACGGGACCCAGGTCATCCCCCGGGTCCGCGAGCTCCTGGCCGAACGGCCCGCCGTCACGGCGGGGTCGACTCGATGA
- a CDS encoding GNAT family N-acetyltransferase — protein sequence MDLASGDIRLRTLRLRDRVAWDALRVRNAAWLRPWEATSPEAAAFRPTFAQYVRSQNRAARRGEGYAYVIEVGGQMVGQLTISSVTRGSLQSATIGYWIAEDMAGRGIVPVCVALATDFCFFELGLHRVEINIRPENAASLRVVAKLGFRDEGVRRQYLHINGTWADHRSFALTVDEAQGGLAARLR from the coding sequence ATGGACCTCGCCTCGGGGGACATCCGGTTGCGCACGTTGCGGCTGCGTGACCGAGTCGCCTGGGATGCGCTGCGGGTGCGCAACGCCGCCTGGCTGCGCCCCTGGGAGGCCACCTCACCCGAGGCGGCAGCGTTCCGGCCCACGTTCGCCCAGTACGTGCGCAGCCAGAACCGGGCGGCCCGGCGCGGCGAGGGATACGCCTACGTGATCGAGGTGGGCGGGCAGATGGTCGGGCAGCTGACGATCTCCTCGGTGACCCGCGGCTCGCTGCAGTCCGCCACCATCGGGTACTGGATCGCCGAGGACATGGCCGGCCGTGGGATCGTGCCCGTCTGCGTGGCCCTCGCGACCGACTTCTGCTTCTTCGAGCTCGGGCTGCACCGGGTGGAGATCAACATCCGCCCGGAGAACGCCGCGAGCCTACGCGTGGTGGCCAAGCTCGGCTTCCGGGACGAAGGTGTCCGGCGGCAGTACCTGCACATCAACGGGACCTGGGCGGACCATCGGTCGTTCGCGTTGACGGTCGACGAGGCGCAGGGCGGTCTCGCGGCCCGTTTGCGCTGA
- a CDS encoding SAF domain-containing protein, with protein MLALTDLRPPAPPTTDVLVVTGTLPAGSVLTAADLEVRQVRDPPPETVPLAEAVGAPLTIGVSPGMPVVPTLLVGPGLAAAAPADTVVVPIRLADPALAQLVRVGDLLDLYLAPVDSGGQVLESELITSGALVLSRVDAQEADASLFAGTAPAATGVVIAAVAAQDAARVSGASAVAPFRAVLVDRD; from the coding sequence GTGCTGGCTCTCACGGACCTGCGGCCCCCGGCGCCACCGACCACGGACGTCCTGGTGGTGACCGGCACCCTGCCGGCGGGGTCCGTCCTGACCGCTGCGGACCTGGAGGTGCGACAGGTCCGAGACCCACCGCCGGAGACGGTGCCGCTGGCGGAGGCGGTGGGTGCGCCGCTCACGATCGGGGTGAGCCCTGGGATGCCGGTGGTTCCTACCCTGCTCGTCGGGCCGGGTCTGGCGGCTGCGGCGCCGGCCGACACGGTCGTGGTCCCGATCCGACTCGCGGATCCCGCGCTCGCCCAACTGGTCCGGGTGGGTGACCTGCTCGACCTGTACCTGGCCCCGGTGGACTCCGGCGGCCAGGTCCTGGAGTCCGAGCTGATCACGTCCGGGGCATTGGTCCTGAGCCGCGTGGACGCCCAGGAAGCGGATGCGTCGCTCTTCGCCGGGACTGCCCCGGCGGCCACGGGTGTCGTGATCGCCGCCGTCGCTGCCCAGGACGCCGCCCGTGTGAGCGGTGCGAGCGCGGTGGCCCCGTTCCGCGCCGTCCTCGTCGACCGTGACTGA
- a CDS encoding MFS transporter: MSRNIWVYLGSYSLSLLGNGVASVLFPLLVLAKTGDILAAGILASVTAAVAAVVGVLAGVVVDRVNRRTVSIVSDVLSAASVAAVPIVDAVWGLNLTWFIVLGVIGAFGDMPGMTARETLLPRLVQLSGGRPGALDRLVGLRESLAGALMLIGPGLGGLLIWMFGVSSTALFITAGMSLGAALLSLAMSPRVGTIPAAEASSAKAGVRGVLVDLVTGWRFLLGHRLVLGATLVSAVFVAVFAALQATIMPAYFTSEELPELSGFAATGIAVGGLLSAGVYAATVGKVSRRAWFVIGMVGVGIGFTAIGAMAAPWMVLAAAVFIGLTNGPMSAVLGVATIEATPDELRGRVLGAQNALVLAAPALTSAPIAAVAAGFGLPAAGIGIAAVMIVTVVVALSARVFRSLDTTEIAAEPLEV, encoded by the coding sequence ATGAGCCGAAACATCTGGGTGTATCTGGGGTCGTACAGTCTCTCCCTGCTGGGAAACGGGGTCGCGTCGGTACTGTTCCCGTTGCTTGTACTCGCCAAGACCGGTGACATCCTCGCCGCCGGGATCCTGGCATCGGTGACCGCGGCCGTCGCCGCCGTCGTCGGTGTTCTTGCCGGCGTCGTCGTCGACCGGGTGAACCGACGCACGGTGTCGATCGTCAGCGATGTGCTGTCGGCGGCATCGGTGGCCGCGGTGCCGATCGTGGACGCGGTCTGGGGTTTGAACCTGACGTGGTTCATCGTGTTGGGTGTCATCGGCGCATTCGGTGACATGCCGGGCATGACGGCCCGGGAGACGCTGCTCCCCCGCCTCGTCCAGCTCAGCGGCGGCAGGCCCGGCGCCCTCGACCGGCTGGTCGGCCTACGCGAGTCGCTGGCGGGCGCACTGATGCTGATCGGCCCGGGCCTGGGCGGACTGCTGATCTGGATGTTCGGCGTGAGTTCGACCGCGTTGTTCATCACCGCCGGGATGAGCCTTGGCGCGGCGTTGCTGTCGCTGGCGATGTCGCCCCGTGTGGGAACCATCCCCGCGGCCGAGGCGAGTTCGGCGAAGGCGGGTGTTCGCGGGGTCCTCGTCGATCTCGTGACCGGGTGGCGGTTCCTGCTCGGCCACCGGCTCGTGCTGGGTGCGACCCTCGTGTCGGCGGTGTTCGTCGCGGTGTTCGCGGCGTTGCAAGCCACCATCATGCCGGCCTACTTCACGAGTGAGGAGCTGCCCGAGCTCAGCGGGTTCGCCGCGACCGGGATCGCGGTCGGCGGCCTGCTCAGCGCGGGTGTCTATGCGGCGACGGTCGGGAAGGTGTCGCGTCGTGCCTGGTTCGTGATCGGTATGGTCGGCGTGGGCATCGGGTTCACCGCGATCGGTGCGATGGCGGCGCCCTGGATGGTGCTCGCAGCGGCCGTCTTCATCGGACTGACCAACGGCCCCATGTCGGCGGTGCTGGGTGTGGCCACCATCGAAGCGACCCCGGACGAACTGCGCGGACGAGTGCTCGGGGCACAGAACGCGCTCGTGCTCGCGGCCCCCGCCCTCACCTCTGCCCCCATCGCCGCGGTCGCCGCAGGGTTCGGGCTCCCGGCCGCGGGAATCGGGATAGCGGCTGTCATGATCGTGACCGTCGTGGTCGCACTGAGCGCCCGCGTGTTCCGGTCTCTGGACACCACTGAGATCGCAGCCGAACCACTGGAGGTCTGA